The proteins below are encoded in one region of Helianthus annuus cultivar XRQ/B chromosome 2, HanXRQr2.0-SUNRISE, whole genome shotgun sequence:
- the LOC110912912 gene encoding uncharacterized protein LOC110912912 isoform X4 — protein sequence MARLLALRIVIEPATFSFWCKSDAPLTMMKTTVEGLEGLANQLPCVMKFGGSSVASVDRMKEVAELIFSFPEENHVIVLSAMGKTTNKLIADRENAASCISDVSEIDESSFVKELHYRLSRREIMSYKFGTLTCEKEKSLTNFVLNVLSSSFGCKMITNWIMILIIVSSLFVDFEFTITVFQIRTLIRIEPLMAFCRSTQNRHTFEKPVKCSSDKQRNLCNVLYLHYFYLYTYD from the exons ATGGCAAGGCTATTGGCGCTTAGGATCGTAATCGAACCCGCGACCTTTAGCTTTTGGTGCAAATCTGACGCCCCCTTAACCATGATGAAAACGACAGTTGAAGGTTTAGAAGGATTAGCTAACCAACTACCATGTGTGATGAAGTTTGGTGGATCTTCGGTTGCATCGGTAGATAGAATGAAAGAAGTAGCTGAGCTTATCTTCAGCTTTCCAGAAGAGAATCATGTGATAGTTTTGTCTGCTATGGGCAAAACTACGAACAAGCTTATAGCG GATAGAGAAAACGCTGCAAGCTGTATTTCGGATGTGTCTGAAATCGATGAGTCGAGTTTTGTGAAAGAACTGCACTACAG GCTTTCAAGAAGAGAGATAATGAGCTACAAGTTCGGGACGCTGACCTGTGAAAAAGAGAAAag TTTAACAAATTTTGTGTTGAACGTGTTGAGCTCAAGCTTTGGATGTAAGATGATAACGAATTGGATTATGATTCTGATAATAGTTTCATCGCTGTTTGTGGATTTTGAATTTACGATCACGGTCTTCCAGATTCGTACTCTAATTCGCATTGAACCACTCATGGCCTTCTGCCGTTCTACTCAG AATCGTCACACATTTGAGAAGCCAGTTAAATGTTCTTCGGACAAACAGAGGAATTTATGTAATGTACTTTATTTGCATTACTTTTATTTATACACTTATGATTAA
- the LOC110912912 gene encoding uncharacterized protein LOC110912912 isoform X1 encodes MNLMIIDFRFSPDEETSMGLVQQEDLAAVSVAMTLGDILFMRTSKDPIRIGDILSFTVDFGGSSVASVDRMKEVAELIFSFPEENHVIVLSAMGKTTNKLIADRENAASCISDVSEIDESSFVKELHYRQINHYRLSRREIMSYKFGTLTCEKEKSLTNFVLNVLSSSFGCKMITNWIMILIIVSSLFVDFEFTITVFQIRTLIRIEPLMAFCRSTQNRHTFEKPVKCSSDKQRNLCNVLYLHYFYLYTYD; translated from the exons ATGAATTTGATGATTATTGACTTCAG ATTTAGTCCTGATGAAGAAACATCAATGGGATTAGTTCAGCAAGAAG ATCTGGCGGCGGTGTCGGTGGCTATGACTCTG GGTGATATTCTGTTTATGCGTACGAGCAAGGACCCGATTCGCATAGGAGATATTTTATCGTTCACTGTTGAT TTTGGTGGATCTTCGGTTGCATCGGTAGATAGAATGAAAGAAGTAGCTGAGCTTATCTTCAGCTTTCCAGAAGAGAATCATGTGATAGTTTTGTCTGCTATGGGCAAAACTACGAACAAGCTTATAGCG GATAGAGAAAACGCTGCAAGCTGTATTTCGGATGTGTCTGAAATCGATGAGTCGAGTTTTGTGAAAGAACTGCACTACAG ACAGATCAATCATTATAG GCTTTCAAGAAGAGAGATAATGAGCTACAAGTTCGGGACGCTGACCTGTGAAAAAGAGAAAag TTTAACAAATTTTGTGTTGAACGTGTTGAGCTCAAGCTTTGGATGTAAGATGATAACGAATTGGATTATGATTCTGATAATAGTTTCATCGCTGTTTGTGGATTTTGAATTTACGATCACGGTCTTCCAGATTCGTACTCTAATTCGCATTGAACCACTCATGGCCTTCTGCCGTTCTACTCAG AATCGTCACACATTTGAGAAGCCAGTTAAATGTTCTTCGGACAAACAGAGGAATTTATGTAATGTACTTTATTTGCATTACTTTTATTTATACACTTATGATTAA
- the LOC110912912 gene encoding uncharacterized protein LOC110912912 isoform X3, whose amino-acid sequence MARLLALRIVIEPATFSFWCKSDAPLTMMKTTVEGLEGLANQLPCVMKFGGSSVASVDRMKEVAELIFSFPEENHVIVLSAMGKTTNKLIADRENAASCISDVSEIDESSFVKELHYRQINHYRLSRREIMSYKFGTLTCEKEKSLTNFVLNVLSSSFGCKMITNWIMILIIVSSLFVDFEFTITVFQIRTLIRIEPLMAFCRSTQNRHTFEKPVKCSSDKQRNLCNVLYLHYFYLYTYD is encoded by the exons ATGGCAAGGCTATTGGCGCTTAGGATCGTAATCGAACCCGCGACCTTTAGCTTTTGGTGCAAATCTGACGCCCCCTTAACCATGATGAAAACGACAGTTGAAGGTTTAGAAGGATTAGCTAACCAACTACCATGTGTGATGAAGTTTGGTGGATCTTCGGTTGCATCGGTAGATAGAATGAAAGAAGTAGCTGAGCTTATCTTCAGCTTTCCAGAAGAGAATCATGTGATAGTTTTGTCTGCTATGGGCAAAACTACGAACAAGCTTATAGCG GATAGAGAAAACGCTGCAAGCTGTATTTCGGATGTGTCTGAAATCGATGAGTCGAGTTTTGTGAAAGAACTGCACTACAG ACAGATCAATCATTATAG GCTTTCAAGAAGAGAGATAATGAGCTACAAGTTCGGGACGCTGACCTGTGAAAAAGAGAAAag TTTAACAAATTTTGTGTTGAACGTGTTGAGCTCAAGCTTTGGATGTAAGATGATAACGAATTGGATTATGATTCTGATAATAGTTTCATCGCTGTTTGTGGATTTTGAATTTACGATCACGGTCTTCCAGATTCGTACTCTAATTCGCATTGAACCACTCATGGCCTTCTGCCGTTCTACTCAG AATCGTCACACATTTGAGAAGCCAGTTAAATGTTCTTCGGACAAACAGAGGAATTTATGTAATGTACTTTATTTGCATTACTTTTATTTATACACTTATGATTAA
- the LOC110912912 gene encoding uncharacterized protein LOC110912912 isoform X6, which produces MTLGDILFMRTSKDPIRIGDILSFTVDFGGSSVASVDRMKEVAELIFSFPEENHVIVLSAMGKTTNKLIADRENAASCISDVSEIDESSFVKELHYRQINHYRLSRREIMSYKFGTLTCEKEKSLTNFVLNVLSSSFGCKMITNWIMILIIVSSLFVDFEFTITVFQIRTLIRIEPLMAFCRSTQNRHTFEKPVKCSSDKQRNLCNVLYLHYFYLYTYD; this is translated from the exons ATGACTCTG GGTGATATTCTGTTTATGCGTACGAGCAAGGACCCGATTCGCATAGGAGATATTTTATCGTTCACTGTTGAT TTTGGTGGATCTTCGGTTGCATCGGTAGATAGAATGAAAGAAGTAGCTGAGCTTATCTTCAGCTTTCCAGAAGAGAATCATGTGATAGTTTTGTCTGCTATGGGCAAAACTACGAACAAGCTTATAGCG GATAGAGAAAACGCTGCAAGCTGTATTTCGGATGTGTCTGAAATCGATGAGTCGAGTTTTGTGAAAGAACTGCACTACAG ACAGATCAATCATTATAG GCTTTCAAGAAGAGAGATAATGAGCTACAAGTTCGGGACGCTGACCTGTGAAAAAGAGAAAag TTTAACAAATTTTGTGTTGAACGTGTTGAGCTCAAGCTTTGGATGTAAGATGATAACGAATTGGATTATGATTCTGATAATAGTTTCATCGCTGTTTGTGGATTTTGAATTTACGATCACGGTCTTCCAGATTCGTACTCTAATTCGCATTGAACCACTCATGGCCTTCTGCCGTTCTACTCAG AATCGTCACACATTTGAGAAGCCAGTTAAATGTTCTTCGGACAAACAGAGGAATTTATGTAATGTACTTTATTTGCATTACTTTTATTTATACACTTATGATTAA
- the LOC110912912 gene encoding uncharacterized protein LOC110912912 isoform X5: protein MSKGDILFMRTSKDPIRIGDILSFTVDFGGSSVASVDRMKEVAELIFSFPEENHVIVLSAMGKTTNKLIADRENAASCISDVSEIDESSFVKELHYRQINHYRLSRREIMSYKFGTLTCEKEKSLTNFVLNVLSSSFGCKMITNWIMILIIVSSLFVDFEFTITVFQIRTLIRIEPLMAFCRSTQNRHTFEKPVKCSSDKQRNLCNVLYLHYFYLYTYD from the exons ATGTCAAag GGTGATATTCTGTTTATGCGTACGAGCAAGGACCCGATTCGCATAGGAGATATTTTATCGTTCACTGTTGAT TTTGGTGGATCTTCGGTTGCATCGGTAGATAGAATGAAAGAAGTAGCTGAGCTTATCTTCAGCTTTCCAGAAGAGAATCATGTGATAGTTTTGTCTGCTATGGGCAAAACTACGAACAAGCTTATAGCG GATAGAGAAAACGCTGCAAGCTGTATTTCGGATGTGTCTGAAATCGATGAGTCGAGTTTTGTGAAAGAACTGCACTACAG ACAGATCAATCATTATAG GCTTTCAAGAAGAGAGATAATGAGCTACAAGTTCGGGACGCTGACCTGTGAAAAAGAGAAAag TTTAACAAATTTTGTGTTGAACGTGTTGAGCTCAAGCTTTGGATGTAAGATGATAACGAATTGGATTATGATTCTGATAATAGTTTCATCGCTGTTTGTGGATTTTGAATTTACGATCACGGTCTTCCAGATTCGTACTCTAATTCGCATTGAACCACTCATGGCCTTCTGCCGTTCTACTCAG AATCGTCACACATTTGAGAAGCCAGTTAAATGTTCTTCGGACAAACAGAGGAATTTATGTAATGTACTTTATTTGCATTACTTTTATTTATACACTTATGATTAA
- the LOC110912912 gene encoding uncharacterized protein LOC110912912 isoform X2, whose product MNLMIIDFRFSPDEETSMGLVQQEDLAAVSVAMTLGDILFMRTSKDPIRIGDILSFTVDFGGSSVASVDRMKEVAELIFSFPEENHVIVLSAMGKTTNKLIADRENAASCISDVSEIDESSFVKELHYRLSRREIMSYKFGTLTCEKEKSLTNFVLNVLSSSFGCKMITNWIMILIIVSSLFVDFEFTITVFQIRTLIRIEPLMAFCRSTQNRHTFEKPVKCSSDKQRNLCNVLYLHYFYLYTYD is encoded by the exons ATGAATTTGATGATTATTGACTTCAG ATTTAGTCCTGATGAAGAAACATCAATGGGATTAGTTCAGCAAGAAG ATCTGGCGGCGGTGTCGGTGGCTATGACTCTG GGTGATATTCTGTTTATGCGTACGAGCAAGGACCCGATTCGCATAGGAGATATTTTATCGTTCACTGTTGAT TTTGGTGGATCTTCGGTTGCATCGGTAGATAGAATGAAAGAAGTAGCTGAGCTTATCTTCAGCTTTCCAGAAGAGAATCATGTGATAGTTTTGTCTGCTATGGGCAAAACTACGAACAAGCTTATAGCG GATAGAGAAAACGCTGCAAGCTGTATTTCGGATGTGTCTGAAATCGATGAGTCGAGTTTTGTGAAAGAACTGCACTACAG GCTTTCAAGAAGAGAGATAATGAGCTACAAGTTCGGGACGCTGACCTGTGAAAAAGAGAAAag TTTAACAAATTTTGTGTTGAACGTGTTGAGCTCAAGCTTTGGATGTAAGATGATAACGAATTGGATTATGATTCTGATAATAGTTTCATCGCTGTTTGTGGATTTTGAATTTACGATCACGGTCTTCCAGATTCGTACTCTAATTCGCATTGAACCACTCATGGCCTTCTGCCGTTCTACTCAG AATCGTCACACATTTGAGAAGCCAGTTAAATGTTCTTCGGACAAACAGAGGAATTTATGTAATGTACTTTATTTGCATTACTTTTATTTATACACTTATGATTAA